The Vallitalea okinawensis genome window below encodes:
- a CDS encoding right-handed parallel beta-helix repeat-containing protein, which produces MIKPYPGLIIKEDVQFYPGVYDFYMQPGITVEADNITIDANDAVFINGQPQGNKNSEGLFTEFTYGDSECDAESRGYYGIALQSKGTAGVTLKNMHAKGFLQGLKLEDCTQWQIQHNDFSYNYHNMDWGWENHPIRGAMHLLHCHHCTISDNIATDVWDALVLAHSNNNQIRQNNFSHTSNTGLKLWHACNNIIEDNNFSWGLRKSPGEVHARDSACVLVESGSNDNVFRKNNMTYGGDGFFIRSLNGWMSTGNRIEGNDMSFANNNAIEAWSDNNTYVNNKANHSSYGFWLGNSDQTVLIGNEVAYNGGNFHNAPEEFGNCGIAVVNGSGSHFKVMNNHIHHNTGPGLAIRYKEDYPSYHWIIENNTFECNQSSDNYKGHGVYVKNAKWVTFVKNDFIHNDGQDIYIDEHVSDVQYLPGGDYERPSCVLNVNSESFITNKVYTFDASKSKVFNNEEMHVRWDFGDGTISNEYKVSKIFKESGLYRVGLTVDDGEKANMSYLNIYVTPDSTSIGGTSVLKQWTLHSDREETKMLLQEVTQVMDGMVVGVKAMEGICHILTYQLQANELRDFQTKSHLCFLLNYSVESADLDGLSKRPVIILTDDQGKRCSYIPEIAYLNMYGIAVNEYKNNWMYLDIPLNGDDTWKKKAESGFNMNSIDKLSFEIGPHISSYCEFYLGAIKLYSKESSNY; this is translated from the coding sequence ATGATCAAACCTTACCCAGGTCTTATTATAAAAGAAGATGTTCAGTTTTATCCAGGCGTTTATGATTTCTATATGCAGCCGGGCATAACAGTAGAAGCAGACAATATTACCATCGATGCTAATGATGCGGTTTTTATCAATGGGCAACCTCAAGGTAATAAAAACAGTGAAGGATTATTTACAGAGTTTACATATGGTGATAGTGAATGTGATGCTGAGAGTAGAGGCTATTATGGTATAGCTTTACAATCTAAAGGGACAGCTGGTGTAACCCTAAAAAATATGCATGCAAAAGGATTTCTTCAAGGGTTAAAACTAGAAGATTGCACTCAGTGGCAGATCCAGCACAATGATTTTTCCTATAATTATCACAACATGGATTGGGGATGGGAGAATCACCCTATAAGGGGAGCTATGCATCTTTTACATTGCCATCATTGTACCATCAGTGACAATATAGCTACAGATGTCTGGGACGCTTTGGTCTTAGCGCATTCCAATAACAACCAGATAAGACAGAATAATTTTTCACATACTTCAAATACAGGACTGAAACTATGGCATGCTTGTAACAATATCATCGAAGATAATAATTTTAGTTGGGGATTAAGAAAATCACCTGGTGAAGTTCATGCTAGAGACTCAGCTTGCGTACTTGTCGAGTCAGGTTCTAACGATAATGTCTTTAGAAAAAATAATATGACATATGGTGGTGACGGCTTTTTTATTCGGTCCTTGAATGGATGGATGTCAACAGGCAACAGGATTGAAGGAAATGATATGAGCTTTGCCAATAACAATGCTATTGAGGCTTGGTCTGACAATAATACTTATGTTAATAACAAGGCTAATCACTCCAGTTACGGTTTTTGGTTGGGTAATTCGGACCAGACAGTTCTAATCGGTAATGAAGTTGCCTACAACGGTGGTAATTTTCATAACGCACCAGAAGAATTTGGGAATTGTGGGATTGCTGTAGTCAACGGTTCAGGAAGTCATTTTAAAGTTATGAATAATCATATACACCATAATACTGGACCAGGGCTTGCCATTCGTTATAAAGAAGATTACCCATCCTATCATTGGATTATTGAGAATAATACATTTGAATGTAATCAATCAAGTGATAATTATAAAGGACATGGCGTTTATGTAAAGAATGCTAAATGGGTTACTTTTGTGAAGAATGACTTTATCCATAACGATGGTCAAGATATTTACATAGATGAGCATGTATCAGATGTTCAGTATTTGCCAGGAGGTGACTACGAGAGACCTTCATGTGTTTTGAATGTTAATTCTGAAAGCTTTATTACTAATAAGGTCTATACATTTGATGCCTCCAAATCTAAGGTTTTTAATAATGAGGAAATGCATGTAAGATGGGATTTTGGGGATGGGACAATTAGTAATGAATATAAAGTATCCAAAATTTTCAAAGAGTCTGGGTTATATAGAGTTGGTCTGACAGTGGATGATGGTGAGAAAGCGAATATGTCCTATTTAAATATTTATGTCACACCTGATTCAACAAGTATAGGAGGAACCTCTGTACTTAAGCAATGGACCCTTCATTCTGATAGAGAAGAAACTAAAATGTTGCTTCAAGAAGTAACTCAAGTGATGGATGGAATGGTAGTTGGAGTTAAAGCTATGGAAGGTATATGCCATATTTTAACTTATCAACTTCAAGCTAATGAATTAAGAGATTTTCAAACTAAGAGCCATCTATGTTTTTTGCTAAATTACTCTGTTGAGTCAGCAGATTTAGATGGATTGAGTAAGAGACCTGTTATTATATTGACCGATGACCAAGGGAAAAGATGTTCCTACATACCGGAAATAGCATACCTCAATATGTATGGTATAGCAGTAAATGAGTATAAAAATAATTGGATGTACCTTGACATACCTCTTAATGGAGATGATACTTGGAAGAAAAAAGCTGAATCAGGGTTTAATATGAATAGCATAGACAAACTATCTTTTGAGATAGGACCTCATATAAGTAGTTATTGTGAGTTTTATTTAGGGGCTATCAAGCTATATAGCAAAGAGAGTAGCAATTACTAA
- a CDS encoding carbohydrate ABC transporter permease, whose product MKAKRLKRILLYFILIGSSILMVIPFVWLVRSSLMTTLQIFKSPIEWIPKPFAWENYTNALKAAPFAKYFLNTSILVINAVIGVTFTASLAGFAFARLPFPGKKILFYILLSTMMLPFTVTMIPLYVTWSDLGLVGSRLPLMVPAWLGGGTALSSGAFSIFLLRQFFSTMPVALEEAAYIDGATPFYVYKKIIVPLSKPALIVVGINTFLGTWNDFLGPILYLKEDQYTLSVGLSTFKNNYYASWDMLMAASTMVILPVIIIFFFAQKYFIEGIALSGMKG is encoded by the coding sequence ATGAAAGCTAAAAGATTAAAGAGAATATTACTTTATTTCATATTAATTGGTTCCAGTATACTCATGGTTATTCCATTTGTATGGTTAGTTCGTAGTTCGTTGATGACTACATTACAGATATTCAAATCACCTATAGAATGGATTCCAAAGCCTTTTGCATGGGAGAACTATACCAATGCTTTAAAGGCAGCACCTTTTGCCAAGTATTTCTTGAATACATCCATTCTTGTGATTAATGCTGTTATTGGCGTTACCTTTACGGCATCTTTAGCAGGTTTTGCCTTTGCAAGATTACCTTTTCCAGGTAAGAAGATTTTATTCTACATATTATTATCAACCATGATGTTACCCTTTACAGTAACGATGATTCCTCTTTATGTAACATGGAGTGACTTAGGATTGGTTGGTTCCAGACTGCCTCTCATGGTACCAGCTTGGTTAGGTGGAGGGACGGCACTTAGTAGTGGTGCCTTTAGCATATTTCTATTACGTCAATTTTTTTCAACAATGCCCGTGGCATTGGAAGAAGCAGCTTATATCGATGGAGCTACACCTTTCTATGTCTATAAAAAAATTATTGTGCCATTATCCAAGCCAGCTTTGATCGTAGTGGGCATTAATACCTTTTTAGGTACATGGAATGATTTCTTGGGACCAATTCTTTACTTAAAGGAAGATCAATATACACTTTCAGTTGGGTTAAGTACTTTCAAAAATAACTATTATGCATCTTGGGATATGCTAATGGCTGCATCTACAATGGTTATTTTACCTGTAATCATTATTTTCTTCTTTGCTCAGAAATATTTTATTGAAGGAATAGCTCTTTCAGGAATGAAAGGTTAG
- a CDS encoding carbohydrate ABC transporter permease gives MAKRKLSQLDRRKRNAGLLFVLPTVIGLVGLTIYPMILSLYYSFTDKQIGHSVNFIKLDNYKELLTNDPLFWKSMIATFKYALLSVPVVIILSFFIAILLNQKVKGLPFFRTIFYIPTIVPAIANAVLWMWLFNPNFGVLNTILEFLHLPTSMWIFSAKSAVPSLVLMRAWEFGGTMIIFLAGLQGIPPTLYEACEIDGGSALKKLWYVTIPLMTPIIFFNLVMLIIWSLQAFSQAYVMTEGGPNYATYFFNYYLYQEAFEFGRMGYASALAWILFMIILILTAITFKNSKMWVYKD, from the coding sequence ATGGCTAAACGTAAATTAAGCCAGTTGGATAGGCGTAAACGAAATGCAGGACTTCTATTTGTTTTACCTACAGTAATAGGTCTAGTAGGATTAACCATCTATCCAATGATATTATCCCTTTATTATAGTTTTACAGATAAGCAGATTGGACATTCAGTTAACTTTATCAAACTGGATAATTATAAAGAGTTACTTACTAATGATCCACTATTTTGGAAGTCTATGATAGCCACCTTTAAATACGCTTTATTAAGTGTACCAGTTGTTATTATACTATCTTTTTTTATTGCGATCTTATTGAATCAAAAGGTAAAGGGTTTACCTTTCTTTAGAACAATTTTTTATATCCCTACCATTGTTCCAGCAATCGCTAATGCAGTGCTTTGGATGTGGTTGTTTAATCCTAACTTTGGTGTACTTAATACCATCTTAGAATTCTTACATTTACCAACATCCATGTGGATATTCAGTGCCAAGTCGGCTGTACCTTCCTTAGTACTTATGCGGGCATGGGAGTTTGGAGGTACCATGATTATCTTTTTAGCCGGGTTACAGGGGATACCTCCAACTTTATATGAAGCCTGCGAGATCGATGGTGGAAGTGCTTTGAAGAAATTATGGTATGTAACGATTCCGCTGATGACTCCTATTATATTCTTTAATTTAGTTATGTTGATTATATGGAGCTTACAAGCCTTTTCACAGGCTTACGTTATGACAGAAGGTGGACCAAACTATGCAACCTATTTCTTTAATTACTACTTATACCAAGAAGCATTTGAATTTGGACGAATGGGATATGCTTCAGCTTTAGCATGGATCTTATTTATGATCATTCTTATATTGACAGCGATTACTTTTAAGAACTCAAAAATGTGGGTATATAAAGATTAA
- a CDS encoding ABC transporter substrate-binding protein gives MKRLSIILAIILLVSVGCTGTETVDTDSPKGGEEKVAKVDEKDKIKFSFAHFDSGEVAGQLDAMVEAYEADHPNVEVEVIAKPGEYESWIQAQMEAGTLPDVGYCSAALAFSWAEEGHVLDIAQYFDQYPTLGNRISSTYYWWEEGKTFGTNTGGETIMVYYNKDLFKENGIDLPIYDGKTTWTWDEFVDISKTLTVDVNGNNAHSSDFDKENIKQYAMKYSTWWMYYYPLILSNGVDFINEDGTDVTINDPRVVEVIEELRQYIYDDRLAPTADVSEALGMNTATMFQTKTIAMTVSGYWAHSGFGDTGVDIGVAPLPTFDPTGKAYTVELGDPTVIFNKEGRTKEELEAIVEFYEYHNNPEYVSMFRDGLWMPLQKDYYTTEEGRNKWLNDEYHDLENLNVYTTLTLEDSISAPVYRLKNWGELEREMNAHIDNIWNEFVDIKDDSEKNVQSVLDNAEKAMEPLLQGTHR, from the coding sequence ATGAAGAGGTTATCAATTATATTAGCTATTATTCTATTAGTTTCAGTAGGTTGCACAGGAACAGAGACTGTAGATACCGACTCACCAAAGGGCGGAGAAGAAAAGGTTGCTAAAGTAGATGAAAAGGATAAAATTAAGTTTTCTTTTGCACATTTTGATTCAGGAGAAGTAGCTGGTCAATTAGATGCTATGGTGGAAGCATATGAAGCAGATCATCCTAATGTTGAAGTAGAAGTCATTGCCAAACCTGGTGAGTATGAATCTTGGATTCAAGCTCAGATGGAGGCAGGTACACTTCCAGATGTGGGTTATTGTAGTGCGGCGTTAGCTTTTTCTTGGGCAGAAGAAGGCCATGTACTTGATATCGCTCAGTACTTTGATCAATACCCAACACTTGGAAATCGAATTAGTAGTACTTACTACTGGTGGGAAGAAGGAAAGACATTTGGTACCAATACTGGTGGTGAGACGATTATGGTGTACTATAACAAAGATTTATTTAAAGAAAACGGTATTGACCTGCCAATTTATGATGGCAAAACCACATGGACTTGGGATGAATTTGTTGATATATCCAAAACTCTCACAGTAGATGTAAATGGTAACAATGCTCATTCATCTGATTTTGATAAAGAGAATATTAAGCAATATGCTATGAAATATTCAACTTGGTGGATGTACTATTATCCATTAATTTTAAGTAATGGTGTTGATTTTATCAATGAAGATGGAACAGATGTAACTATCAATGATCCACGAGTTGTTGAAGTTATTGAAGAGTTACGCCAGTACATATATGATGATAGGTTAGCGCCTACTGCAGACGTTTCTGAAGCATTAGGAATGAATACTGCTACTATGTTCCAAACAAAGACTATTGCTATGACTGTAAGTGGTTATTGGGCTCACTCAGGTTTTGGTGATACCGGAGTTGATATTGGTGTTGCACCACTACCTACATTTGATCCAACAGGAAAAGCTTATACTGTAGAACTTGGTGATCCAACGGTTATCTTTAATAAAGAAGGTCGTACAAAAGAAGAATTAGAAGCTATAGTAGAATTCTATGAATATCATAATAATCCTGAGTATGTATCCATGTTCAGAGATGGTTTGTGGATGCCCCTACAGAAAGATTACTATACAACTGAAGAGGGCAGAAACAAATGGTTAAACGATGAGTATCATGATTTAGAGAACCTTAATGTATACACTACTTTAACTTTAGAGGATTCCATATCTGCTCCAGTTTACCGTTTGAAGAATTGGGGAGAGCTTGAGCGTGAGATGAATGCGCATATTGATAATATCTGGAATGAATTTGTAGACATAAAAGATGATTCAGAGAAGAATGTTCAATCAGTATTAGACAACGCTGAAAAGGCAATGGAGCCATTACTTCAAGGAACGCATAGATAA
- a CDS encoding helix-turn-helix transcriptional regulator, producing MELINFACPPLPHFVVAGSANYGEKNVHPTRKNVGVFDLIFVVSGRLYIAEEDTKYILEENQFIILSPDTRHIGYKHSPTSTKFHWLHFQSHGEYIESDKEVMIQPLELAIHVNSFRPESPFNIAIPKTGELVPLVAKEIESYLKSLATIHVDLENERISIQELDISTMRQQTIFMNILDTLSYSTQDCQPDIPTLVTNYIKSNFSKAFTLKDMAKELNFHPNYITRVMKQKMSITPMEFLMTYRINYSKYLMSHGNFPIKKIAKDSGFQSPAYFSKIFKARTGMLPSEYYAKIHQ from the coding sequence ATGGAACTGATTAATTTTGCATGTCCACCGCTTCCTCATTTTGTGGTAGCTGGAAGTGCTAACTATGGCGAAAAGAATGTCCACCCCACACGCAAAAATGTTGGTGTCTTTGACTTGATTTTTGTAGTAAGTGGTAGACTGTATATAGCAGAGGAAGACACAAAATATATTTTAGAAGAAAATCAATTCATTATTTTGTCCCCAGATACACGGCATATCGGCTATAAACATTCACCAACCTCAACTAAATTCCACTGGCTTCACTTCCAGTCTCATGGTGAATACATAGAATCTGATAAAGAAGTTATGATACAACCTTTAGAATTAGCTATACATGTAAACTCTTTTAGACCAGAAAGTCCTTTTAATATTGCCATACCCAAAACTGGTGAATTAGTGCCACTTGTAGCAAAAGAAATTGAAAGCTATCTAAAAAGCTTGGCTACCATCCATGTTGATTTAGAGAATGAACGAATTTCTATTCAGGAGCTTGATATATCAACCATGCGACAGCAAACCATTTTTATGAACATATTAGATACTCTCTCTTACTCTACACAAGATTGCCAACCAGACATACCGACTTTAGTAACGAACTATATTAAATCAAACTTCTCAAAGGCTTTTACACTGAAGGATATGGCCAAGGAGTTAAACTTTCATCCCAACTATATCACAAGAGTAATGAAGCAAAAGATGTCCATTACTCCCATGGAATTCCTGATGACTTATCGCATCAATTACTCAAAGTACCTCATGTCTCATGGTAACTTTCCCATAAAAAAAATAGCGAAGGATTCTGGTTTTCAATCCCCCGCTTATTTCTCTAAGATTTTTAAGGCTAGAACAGGTATGCTTCCGTCTGAATACTACGCAAAAATTCACCAATAG